A single window of Hymenobacter sp. APR13 DNA harbors:
- a CDS encoding PhzF family phenazine biosynthesis protein — MTLPIYQVDAFSDRPFAGNPAAVCPLTEWLPAETMQAIAAENNLAETAFFVPRPDGEYELRWFTPAVEVELCGHATLASAHVLYRHLGFEGAEIVFHSKSGPLRVSQAEAGMLTLDFPARPPHPIQQHPDGLLDGLRATPLQLLAGPDLVCVFATEAEVRALKPDMAHLIKVEYRAVIATAPGSDGMDFVSRFFGPRVGVPEDPVTGSAHTTLVPYWAERLGKLHLHARQVSARSGDLWCELRGERVLMSGHAVTYLRGEIEV, encoded by the coding sequence ATGACGCTGCCCATCTACCAGGTTGATGCCTTTTCCGACCGGCCCTTTGCCGGCAACCCCGCCGCCGTATGCCCCCTCACCGAGTGGCTGCCTGCCGAAACCATGCAGGCCATAGCCGCCGAAAACAACCTCGCCGAAACGGCTTTCTTCGTGCCCCGGCCCGATGGCGAATATGAGCTACGCTGGTTTACACCCGCCGTGGAGGTGGAGCTGTGCGGCCACGCCACCCTGGCCTCGGCCCACGTACTGTATCGGCATTTAGGCTTTGAGGGCGCTGAAATCGTGTTTCACTCGAAAAGCGGCCCGCTACGCGTCAGCCAGGCCGAGGCCGGCATGCTCACCCTCGACTTCCCGGCCCGGCCGCCGCACCCCATTCAGCAGCATCCCGACGGCCTGCTCGACGGCCTGCGCGCTACCCCGCTGCAGCTGTTAGCCGGCCCCGACCTGGTCTGCGTCTTCGCCACCGAAGCCGAAGTGCGGGCCCTGAAGCCCGACATGGCGCACCTCATCAAAGTGGAATACCGCGCCGTTATTGCCACCGCCCCCGGCTCCGACGGGATGGACTTCGTGTCGCGCTTTTTCGGGCCCCGGGTGGGCGTGCCCGAGGATCCGGTGACGGGTTCGGCCCACACCACGCTGGTGCCCTACTGGGCCGAGCGGCTGGGCAAGCTGCACCTGCACGCCCGCCAGGTATCGGCCCGCAGCGGTGACCTGTGGTGTGAGCTGCGCGGCGAGCGGGTGCTGATGAGCGGCCACGCCGTCACGTATTTGCGCGGCGAGATTGAGGTATAA
- the ruvC gene encoding crossover junction endodeoxyribonuclease RuvC, which produces MILPLAPTDLLPKIIMGVDPGTNLMGYAVIEVQGQRVRMLEYDVIDMRKLGTNHALKLKRIFERMTELIDEHLPDELAIEAPFFGVNVQSMLKLGRAQGVAIAACLARQIPYVEYAPTKVKQAVTGSGNASKEQVAHMLRQTLKLPPIEEAPKFLDATDALAVAMCHHYQKGNNVKAGSKSWGKFLADNPDKMAATTTIKKPVRKKPAA; this is translated from the coding sequence ATGATTCTGCCCCTCGCCCCTACCGACCTGCTGCCCAAGATTATCATGGGCGTCGACCCCGGCACCAACCTGATGGGCTACGCCGTGATTGAGGTGCAGGGCCAGCGGGTGCGCATGCTGGAGTACGACGTGATTGACATGCGCAAGCTGGGCACCAACCACGCCCTCAAGCTCAAGCGCATCTTCGAGCGCATGACCGAGCTCATCGACGAGCACCTGCCTGACGAACTGGCCATCGAAGCGCCGTTTTTTGGGGTGAACGTGCAGAGCATGCTCAAGCTGGGCCGGGCCCAGGGCGTGGCCATTGCCGCCTGCCTGGCCCGCCAGATTCCGTACGTGGAATACGCGCCCACCAAGGTCAAGCAGGCCGTGACGGGCTCCGGCAACGCCAGCAAGGAGCAGGTGGCCCACATGCTCCGCCAGACCCTGAAGCTGCCGCCTATCGAAGAGGCGCCCAAGTTCCTAGACGCCACCGACGCGCTGGCCGTAGCCATGTGCCACCACTACCAGAAGGGCAACAACGTGAAAGCCGGCAGCAAAAGCTGGGGCAAGTTCCTAGCCGACAACCCCGATAAAATGGCGGCCACTACGACTATTAAGAAGCCTGTTCGTAAGAAGCCCGCGGCGTAG
- the hutI gene encoding imidazolonepropionase → MPYSLLIRNCGQLLTMAGSEAQGPLTGAQLQAWPVLENGFIACENDRIVALGHMSELEETHVTAATQVLDAGGRVVMPGLVECHTHLVFGGNRAHEFQRKLQGETYLDILASGGGILSTVRATRAASDAELLENALHHLSGFRRYGVTTVEAKSGYGLDAETELRLVRVAQEAGRRQPVRVVPTFLGAHVPGPEYKGRPADYLQMLVRDVLPQLSPEDVPFVDIFCEEGAFSVPEARQYLAQAQALGFGLKIHAEQLHDLGGCEMAATLGAVSIDHADYLTPAAAARIATQTQGQTVAVLLPLVPLFLRQDRYAPGRAFIEAGLPVAISTDFNPGSCPSKNLWLALSMACLKMGLTPREALAAATINAAWAIGQQKHCGSLEPGKRADLLVLDVRNYEEIPYWLGENPVRHVVIGGKLD, encoded by the coding sequence ATGCCTTACTCTCTCCTGATTCGCAACTGCGGCCAACTGCTTACGATGGCCGGCAGCGAGGCCCAAGGCCCGCTCACCGGAGCGCAACTGCAGGCCTGGCCCGTCCTGGAAAATGGCTTCATTGCCTGCGAAAACGACCGGATAGTGGCCCTCGGGCACATGTCGGAGCTGGAGGAAACCCACGTGACGGCGGCCACGCAAGTGCTGGATGCGGGCGGGCGGGTAGTGATGCCGGGCCTGGTGGAATGCCACACCCACCTCGTATTCGGCGGCAACCGCGCCCATGAGTTCCAGCGCAAGCTGCAGGGCGAAACCTACCTCGACATTCTGGCCAGTGGCGGCGGCATCCTGAGCACCGTGCGCGCCACCCGCGCCGCCTCCGACGCGGAGCTGCTGGAAAACGCGCTGCACCATCTGTCCGGCTTCCGGCGCTACGGCGTCACGACGGTGGAAGCCAAGAGCGGCTACGGCCTCGATGCCGAAACCGAGCTACGGCTGGTGCGGGTGGCGCAGGAGGCCGGCCGCCGCCAGCCGGTGCGGGTCGTGCCCACGTTTCTGGGCGCCCACGTGCCCGGCCCCGAGTACAAGGGCCGCCCCGCCGACTACCTGCAGATGCTGGTGCGCGACGTGCTGCCGCAACTGAGCCCCGAAGACGTGCCATTCGTGGATATTTTCTGCGAAGAAGGCGCCTTCTCGGTGCCGGAAGCCCGGCAGTATCTGGCGCAGGCCCAGGCCCTGGGATTCGGCCTGAAAATCCACGCTGAACAGCTGCACGACCTGGGCGGCTGCGAAATGGCCGCCACGCTGGGCGCCGTCAGCATCGACCACGCCGACTACCTGACGCCGGCTGCCGCCGCCCGCATTGCCACCCAAACCCAGGGCCAAACGGTGGCGGTACTGCTGCCGCTGGTGCCACTGTTTTTGCGCCAGGACCGGTACGCGCCCGGCCGGGCCTTCATTGAGGCCGGCTTGCCGGTAGCCATCAGCACCGACTTCAACCCCGGCTCCTGTCCCAGCAAAAACCTGTGGCTGGCCTTGAGTATGGCCTGCCTGAAAATGGGGCTCACGCCGCGCGAAGCCCTGGCCGCCGCCACCATCAATGCTGCCTGGGCCATTGGCCAGCAGAAGCACTGCGGCAGCCTAGAACCCGGCAAGCGCGCCGATCTGCTGGTGCTAGACGTGCGCAACTACGAGGAAATCCCGTACTGGCTCGGCGAAAATCCGGTTCGGCACGTGGTGATAGGCGGGAAGTTAGATTAG
- a CDS encoding tetratricopeptide repeat protein produces the protein MSNRYTRLLLTLGLSLSSQFASAQTSSQDLVKQGVELHDQGKYEAAIAKYQQALVVQPNNITAKAELALTFNQIGKYKEAVELCREALDTPGNKGPNLYATCANSLDALEKPAEAEQVYKEGLKEFPGNFLLLYNLGVTQQSMNKPADALMSYQQAIVANPYHANSNGAWADAMVTEGKRIPAVLANVAFLMLEPNSKRSYEHLTMLHKLMSSGVKKTDNGGTIITVEVDPKDAKHKGSQKQKNAKQNAATQELMLSMLSTMNNLPPELSSNPVETFSFQFQLFCQSLKKGKDVPQGFAYQHYAPFFNALQDAGHTTTLAYLIHLSDDEKPYVREWLQQHEKEMQSLVSFMRAYKWRD, from the coding sequence ATGTCTAACCGCTATACCCGTTTGCTGCTGACCCTGGGGCTCAGCCTTTCCAGCCAGTTCGCGTCGGCGCAAACCTCCAGCCAGGACTTGGTGAAACAGGGCGTAGAGCTCCACGACCAGGGCAAGTATGAAGCCGCTATAGCCAAATACCAGCAAGCATTGGTTGTGCAGCCTAATAACATAACCGCCAAAGCGGAACTAGCTCTGACATTTAATCAAATTGGCAAGTATAAGGAAGCGGTAGAGCTGTGCCGTGAAGCGTTGGACACCCCTGGCAATAAGGGACCTAACCTATATGCCACCTGTGCGAATAGCTTGGACGCTCTGGAAAAGCCTGCCGAGGCAGAGCAGGTTTACAAAGAGGGGCTAAAAGAGTTTCCAGGCAACTTTTTACTTCTTTACAATCTAGGCGTCACGCAACAAAGCATGAATAAACCAGCGGACGCACTGATGTCTTATCAGCAGGCTATAGTAGCGAATCCATACCATGCCAACTCCAATGGCGCTTGGGCCGACGCTATGGTCACTGAGGGCAAAAGAATCCCTGCCGTGCTGGCTAATGTTGCATTCCTGATGCTTGAGCCCAATTCTAAACGGTCGTATGAGCACCTGACTATGCTGCATAAGTTGATGAGCAGCGGAGTCAAAAAAACTGATAATGGAGGTACCATTATCACGGTTGAAGTGGATCCGAAAGATGCCAAGCATAAAGGTTCGCAAAAGCAGAAAAATGCCAAGCAGAACGCTGCCACACAGGAGTTGATGCTATCTATGCTCAGCACGATGAATAATCTTCCACCTGAGCTGTCCAGTAACCCTGTCGAAACTTTTAGCTTTCAGTTTCAGCTGTTTTGCCAGAGCTTGAAGAAAGGAAAGGATGTGCCTCAGGGCTTTGCTTATCAGCATTACGCCCCATTCTTCAACGCTTTGCAGGATGCCGGTCACACAACCACCTTAGCCTATCTTATTCACCTTTCCGACGACGAAAAGCCGTATGTGCGTGAATGGCTGCAGCAACATGAAAAGGAGATGCAGTCGCTGGTGAGTTTTATGCGTGCCTATAAATGGCGTGACTAA
- a CDS encoding RNA polymerase sigma factor: MPQPLTDLLADCRRGSPAAQRALYERLAYQLMGVCLRYCPSQAEAEDALQLTFIKIFTRLDQYREQGPFEAWARRIAVNTSLNAYQQHRQRAPQVDYEAAANVPHPDGTALDQLSADEVVALINTLPIGYRTVLNLYAIEGYSHQEIGELLGISEGTSKSQLSRARRLLEERLLANNNFTLS; the protein is encoded by the coding sequence ATGCCGCAGCCCCTTACTGATCTACTGGCCGACTGCCGGCGCGGGAGCCCTGCTGCCCAGCGGGCGCTTTATGAGCGGCTGGCCTACCAGTTAATGGGCGTGTGCTTGCGCTACTGCCCTAGCCAGGCCGAGGCGGAGGATGCGCTGCAGCTCACGTTCATCAAAATTTTCACCCGCCTGGATCAATACCGGGAGCAGGGGCCCTTTGAAGCCTGGGCCCGCCGGATTGCCGTCAATACTTCGCTCAATGCCTATCAGCAGCACCGCCAGCGGGCCCCGCAGGTAGACTACGAGGCCGCCGCCAACGTGCCCCACCCCGACGGCACGGCTCTCGACCAGCTCTCCGCCGATGAGGTGGTGGCATTGATCAACACCCTGCCCATCGGTTACCGCACGGTGCTCAACCTATACGCCATTGAGGGCTACTCGCACCAGGAAATTGGTGAGCTGCTGGGCATTTCGGAGGGCACCAGCAAGTCGCAACTGTCGCGGGCGCGGCGGTTGCTGGAAGAACGCCTACTGGCCAACAACAACTTCACTTTGTCATGA
- a CDS encoding YbhN family protein — MPRHLQNYVQKPEKKPATAARRGQGLVVAGKLLITALTLGLLYHSVFADGATAAAWRGLLAATFTGGGRGPVLLALALVPVNWGVEAWKWWRLARHLEPVSFRRSFRAVLVGLTLGFVTPNRVGDYAGRIIELKSRRLDALGAVFLGRYAQLVVTVLAGSAGLLYFLLRFYLRGYPASQLGAVVAAVLLNAAVLLPLYRSRLLLAVLMAVRPLRRFRRFLAVMPTYRAPAIHAVLALSGLRYAVFCAQFGLLLKAYGTQAALGPGTAAVAGTFLLKSLVPSLNALADVGVRELSATHLFGLLGEPALPVLSASLSLWILNIALPSATGLLFVLRLKVLRKRRQADSAASTPPAV, encoded by the coding sequence TTGCCCCGGCATCTACAAAACTACGTCCAAAAGCCGGAAAAAAAGCCGGCCACTGCCGCCCGCCGGGGGCAGGGGCTGGTGGTGGCGGGCAAGCTGCTTATCACGGCCCTCACGCTGGGGCTGCTCTACCACTCGGTGTTTGCCGATGGCGCCACGGCGGCGGCCTGGCGCGGCCTGCTGGCGGCCACCTTCACGGGGGGCGGGCGCGGGCCGGTGCTGCTGGCCCTGGCGCTGGTGCCCGTGAACTGGGGCGTGGAGGCCTGGAAATGGTGGCGCCTGGCTAGGCACCTGGAGCCGGTATCGTTCCGGCGCAGCTTCCGGGCGGTGCTGGTGGGGCTCACGCTGGGCTTCGTAACGCCCAACCGCGTTGGCGACTACGCCGGCCGCATCATCGAGCTCAAAAGCCGCCGCCTCGATGCGCTGGGGGCCGTGTTTCTGGGCCGCTACGCCCAACTGGTGGTTACGGTGCTGGCTGGTTCGGCGGGCTTGCTGTACTTTCTGCTGCGGTTTTATTTGCGCGGCTACCCGGCCAGCCAGCTGGGGGCCGTGGTGGCGGCCGTGCTGCTGAATGCGGCCGTGCTGCTGCCGCTCTACCGCTCCCGGCTGCTGCTGGCTGTGCTGATGGCGGTGCGGCCTCTGCGGCGGTTTCGGCGGTTTCTGGCCGTGATGCCCACCTACCGGGCGCCGGCCATTCATGCGGTGCTGGCGCTGTCGGGGCTGCGGTACGCGGTGTTCTGCGCGCAGTTTGGGCTGCTGCTGAAGGCTTACGGCACCCAGGCCGCGCTGGGGCCGGGCACAGCGGCGGTGGCGGGCACGTTCCTGCTCAAGTCGCTGGTGCCCTCGCTCAATGCTTTGGCCGATGTGGGCGTGCGCGAGCTGTCGGCCACCCACCTGTTTGGGCTGCTGGGCGAGCCGGCCTTGCCGGTGCTCAGCGCCAGCCTCAGCCTCTGGATTCTCAACATTGCCCTGCCCAGTGCCACCGGACTGCTGTTTGTGCTGCGCCTGAAAGTGCTGCGCAAGCGCCGCCAGGCCGATTCCGCCGCCTCAACACCGCCCGCCGTATGA
- a CDS encoding KTSC domain-containing protein, which translates to MQRRPVRSTSLKAVGYEAATQTLEIEYRHGGLVRYTGVPAAIHAALLQLPNKALFVEQVLDRNDYGREQLRN; encoded by the coding sequence ATGCAGCGCCGCCCCGTTCGTTCTACTTCCCTGAAAGCCGTGGGCTACGAGGCCGCCACGCAGACGCTGGAAATTGAATACCGCCACGGCGGGCTGGTGCGCTACACCGGCGTGCCGGCCGCCATTCACGCGGCGCTGCTGCAGCTGCCCAACAAGGCGCTGTTTGTGGAGCAGGTGCTGGACCGCAACGACTACGGGCGCGAGCAGTTGCGTAACTGA
- a CDS encoding porin family protein, with translation MGIGSRQPAPELRLALLFPVGSLLPRVAQLPQFAAELPVVQPVTMAPQVPRPASRWAVEVLAGPAISYRQLGATDSTSLSALERPALTFAGQMQVRYALTPRLSMSAGLGHTTYGTRLNLLLQSRRDSAGTLQSVQQRDTYRYFTLPLQAQYQLGGQTRLRYGLTAGAALEMYAGGRTSGSTACTCSQQQTWSATNSPFRRLGVSLTAGLDVRYALTPRLHLLLQPTGRYALVSIVAPGTVVPAPMPPSGGNPPPSTTLPARHPFAAGLLTGFSFDLR, from the coding sequence TTGGGTATCGGTAGTCGGCAGCCTGCTCCTGAGTTGCGGCTGGCGCTGCTGTTTCCCGTTGGCAGCCTGCTCCCGCGAGTGGCGCAGCTGCCGCAGTTTGCTGCCGAATTGCCGGTCGTTCAGCCGGTGACGATGGCGCCGCAGGTGCCGCGCCCGGCCAGCCGCTGGGCGGTGGAAGTGCTGGCGGGCCCCGCCATCAGCTACCGGCAGCTGGGAGCCACGGACTCCACGAGTCTCAGCGCATTGGAGCGGCCGGCTCTCACTTTTGCTGGCCAGATGCAGGTGCGCTATGCCCTCACGCCCCGGCTGAGTATGAGTGCAGGCCTGGGCCATACTACCTATGGCACCCGCCTGAACCTGCTGCTCCAGTCCCGGCGCGATTCGGCTGGCACCCTGCAATCCGTGCAGCAGCGCGATACCTACCGCTACTTCACCTTGCCGCTGCAGGCGCAGTACCAACTGGGCGGCCAGACGCGGCTCCGCTACGGCCTGACCGCCGGGGCCGCCCTGGAAATGTACGCCGGCGGCCGCACCAGTGGCAGCACCGCCTGCACCTGCAGCCAGCAGCAGACCTGGTCGGCCACGAACAGCCCGTTTCGGCGGCTGGGCGTGAGCCTGACGGCCGGCCTGGATGTGCGCTACGCCCTCACGCCCCGCCTCCACCTGCTGCTGCAGCCCACTGGCCGCTATGCGCTGGTTTCTATTGTGGCGCCGGGCACCGTCGTGCCGGCGCCGATGCCGCCGTCCGGCGGCAATCCTCCTCCTTCTACTACCCTTCCAGCCCGCCACCCGTTTGCGGCCGGCTTGCTCACAGGCTTCTCTTTCGACCTGCGCTAA